The Procambarus clarkii isolate CNS0578487 chromosome 39, FALCON_Pclarkii_2.0, whole genome shotgun sequence genome window below encodes:
- the LOC138372589 gene encoding uncharacterized protein, whose product MLHQCHTNATPPSYHRTQQRHTTATPPSYHRNTTATPTPHQCHTNATPMPHQRHTSVIPQYTPTSHHRHTTDIPTPYHRHTNAIPPLPQRHSTAIPTQHHRHTNATPPPHHSHITATPPPHHRHTTIIPPPHHRYTNITPTPYHRKTNNTQTPHQRHTTATPTLHQRHTTTTPTPHHRNTNATPPQHQHHTTATQTPHHRYTNATLLLHQCHTTATPTPHHSHITAIPPPHHCHTTATPLPHHRHTTATPPTHQRHTTVTPPSHHRHTNATPRPHHRHTTAIPPTHHRHTTVTSHHHINPTPTPHQRQTNATPSQHKRHTTAILLLHHRHTTATPPPHQTTPPQHHCHTNPTPPPHQPNITATPTPHHRHTNATPPPDQPHTTATPPPDQHHTTTTPTPDQRHTTVTLLTYHRHTDATLPLHQRHTTAIPSPHQRHTATTPPPHHRHTTATPTAHNRHTTATPRTYNRHTTATPTPHSRHTNATPPPHQRHTSSQHQHETNATSPQHQRQTNATSPPHHRHTTATPTPDQRHTTASPTPHQRQTNPTPPLHHRQTNATPTPDQHHTTTRPTPHHRYTTARPTPHQRQTNTTPPPDQRHTTARPTPDQRHTTARLTPHHR is encoded by the coding sequence ATGTTACACCAATGCCACACCAACGCCACACCTCCGTCATACCACCGCACACAACAacgccacaccaccgccacaccaccaTCATACCACCGCAATACCACCGCAACACCAACGCCACACCAATGCCACACCAATGCCACACCAATGCCACACCAACGCCACACCTCTGTCATACCACAGTATACACCAACGTCACATCACCGCCATACCACCGACATCCCAACGCCATACCACCGACATACCAACGCCATACCACCCTTACCCCAACGCCATTCCACCGCCATTCCAACGCAACACCACCGCCATACCAacgccacaccaccgccacaccacagccacatcaccgccacaccaccgccacaccaccgccacaccaccaTCATACCACCGCCACACCACCGCTACACCAACATCACACCAACGCCATACCACCGCAAAACcaacaacacacaaacaccacaccaacgcCATACCACCGCAACACCAACGCTACACCAACGtcacactaccactacaccaACGCCACACCACCGCAACACCAACGCCACACCaccgcaacaccaacaccacaccaccgctACACAAACGCCACACCACCGCTACACCAACGCCACACTATTGCTACACCAATGCCACACAACCGCTACACCAACGCCACACCACAGCCACATCACCGCCATACCACcgccacaccactgccacaccaccgccacaccactgccacaccaccgccacaccaccgccacaccaccgacacaccaacgccacaccaccgtcacaccaccgtcacaccaccgcCATACAAACGCCACACCACggccacaccaccgccacaccaccgCCATACCACCGACACACCACCGCCATACCACCGTCACATcacaccaccacatcaacccCACACCAACGCCCCACCAACGCCAGACCAACGCCACACCATCGCAACACAAACGCCACACTACCGCCATACTACTGCTACACCACCGCCATACCACCGCCACTCCACCGCCACACCAAACCACACCACCgcaacaccactgccacactaaccccacaccaccgccacaccaACCCAACATTACCgcaacaccaaccccacaccaccgccacaccaacgccacaccaccgccagaccaaccccacaccaccgccacaccaccgccagaccaacaccacaccaccaccacaccaacgccAGACCAACGCCACACCACCGTGACCCTTCTGACATACCACCGCCACACCGACGCCACACTACCGCTACACCAACGCCACACTACCGCCATACCATCTCCACACCAACGCCACACCGCcactacaccacctccacaccaccgccacaccaccgccacacccACGGCACACAACCGGCACACCACCGCCACACCCAGGACATACAaccgacacaccaccgccacaccaaccccacactccaggcacacaaatgcaacaccaccgccacaccaACGCCACACATCATCGCAACACCAACACGAGACCAATGCCACATCACCGCAACACCAACGTCAGACTAACGCCACATCAccgccacaccaccgccacaccactgccacaccaacgCCAGACCAACGCCACACCACCGCCTCACCAACGCCACACCAACGCCAGACCAACCCCACACCACCGCTACACCACCGCCAGACCAACGCCACACCAACGCcagaccaacaccacaccaccaccagaccaacccCACACCACCGCTACACCACCGCCAGACCAACGCCACACCAACGCCagaccaacactacaccaccgcCAGACCAACGCCACACCACCGCCAGACCAACGCCAGACCAACGCCACACCACcgccagactaaccccacaccaccgCTAG
- the LOC123760456 gene encoding uncharacterized protein, whose protein sequence is MKPFPKEGYGRKAAELRTLSLITASHTHHSIPHSSQHPTLIAASHSSQHPTHRSIPHSSQHPTLIAASHTHRSIPLIAASHTNHSIQFITASHTHRSIPHSSQHPTPSQHPTLITASHTHHSILHSSQHPTLITASLTHRSIPHSSQHPSLITASYTHHSIPHSSQHPTLITASHTHRSIPQSQHPTLITASYTHHSILLITASYTHHSILHSSQHPTLITASHTHHSILHSSQHPTLITASYTHHSILHSSQHPTLITASYTHRSIPHSSQHPSLITASHSSQHPTLITASHTHHSILHSSQHPTLITASHTHHSILHSSQHPTLITASHTHHSIPHSSQHPTLITASHTHSIPHSSQHLTLITASLAHHSIPLITASHTHHSIPHSSQHPSLITASNTRVLYFMTNAAPSTSQASHRASNSS, encoded by the exons atgAAGCCTTTCCCTAAagaggggtatggccgcaaggcagcggag CTTCGCACACTGTCTCTGATCACAGCATCCCACACTCATCACAGCATCCCACACTCATCGCAGCATCCCACACTCATCGCAGCATCCCACTCATCGCAGCATCCCACTCATCGCAGCATCCCACACTCATCGCAGCATCCCACACTCATCGCAGCATCCCACACTCATCGCAGCATCCCACTCATCGCAGCATCCCACACTAATCACAGCATCCAATTCATCACAGCATCCCACACTCATCGCAGCATCCCACACTCATCGCAGCATCCCACTCCATCGCAGCATCCCACACTCATCACAGCATCCCACACTCATCACAGCATCCTACACTCATCACAGCATCCCACACTCATCACAGCATCCCTCACTCATCGCAGCATCCCACACTCATCGCAGCATCCCTCACTCATCACAGCATCCTACACTCATCACAGCATCCCACACTCATCACAGCATCCCACACTCATCACAGCATCCCACACTCATCGCAGCATCCCTCAATCACAGCATCCTACACTTATCACAGCATCCTACACTCATCACAGCATCCTACTCATCACAGCATCCTACACTCATCACAGCATCCTACACTCATCACAGCATCCTACACTCATCACAGCATCCCACACTCATCACAGCATCCTACACTCATCACAGCATCCTACACTCATCACAGCATCCTACACTCATCACAGCATCCTACACTCATCGCAGCATCCTACACTCATCACAGCATCCTACACTCATCGCAGCATCCCACACTCATCACAGCATCCATCGCTCATCACAGCATCCCACTCATCACAGCATCCCACACTCATCACAGCATCCCACACTCATCACAGCATCCTACACTCATCACAGCATCCCACACTCATCACAGCATCCCACACTCATCACAGCATCCTACACTCATCACAGCATCCCACACTCATCACAGCATCCCACACTCATCACAGCATCCCTCACTCATCACAGCATCCTACACTCATCACAGCATCCCACACTCACAGCATCCCACACTCATCACAGCATCTCACACTCATCACAGCATCCCTCGCTCATCACAGCATCCCACTCATCACAGCATCCCACACTCATCACAGCATCCCACACTCATCACAGCATCCCTCACTCATCACAGCATCCAACACTCGTGTGCTGTACTTCATGACCAACGCTGCACCATCGACCTCTCAGGCATCACACAGAGCAAGTAATTCCAGCTAA